One window of Quercus robur chromosome 5, dhQueRobu3.1, whole genome shotgun sequence genomic DNA carries:
- the LOC126725852 gene encoding probable N-acetyltransferase HLS1, which produces MSVKVAAEYLPKQACRVETAEKKVVVVREYEEREKLAVEELERQCEVGQQQQGKPSLFTDLMGDPLCRARHVPLHIMLVAEYGEGEIVGVIRGCIKTVTRGNSIYVKLAYILGLRVSLTHRRLGIGTKLVQKLEEWCKEKGAEYAYMATDYTNEASINLFTQKCSYMKFRTPTMLVQPVHAHHKPIGSSIAIVKLTPQLAESIYHRTFANSEFFPKDIDNILSNKLNLGTFMALPKNSFLKWDPKTGILPPSFAILSVWNTKEVFKLQVMGVSKLTYLCCMGTRLVDACMPWLRLPSFPDVFRQFGVYTLYGLHMEGQTKRTARSLMKSLCAFAHNLARDEVGCGAVVAEVGQWDPVREAIPHWKRFSWAEDLWCIKKLADSSEKCDTADWIKSQSSNSSVIFVDPRDF; this is translated from the exons ATGTCAGTGAAGGTAGCCGCCGAGTACTTGCCAAAACAGGCCTGCAGGGTTGAAACAGCAGAGAAGAAGGTGGTTGTAGTGAGAGAgtatgaagagagagagaagttggCAGTGGAAGAGCTTGAGAGACAGTGTGAAGTAGGGCAGCAGCAGCAGGGGAAGCCTTCACTTTTCACTGACCTAATGGGCGACCCCTTATGCCGTGCCCGTCACGTCCCACTACACATCATgctg GTTGCGGAATATGGAGAGGGAGAGATTGTGGGGGTAATAAGAGGGTGTATAAAAACTGTGACGAGGGGGAATTcaatttatgtaaagttggctTATATTCTGGGACTACGGGTCTCTCTCACGCACAG GAGGCTTGGAATTGGCACAAAACTGGTTCAGAAGTTAGAAGAATGGTGCAAGGAAAAGGGCGCAGAATATGCATACATGGCCACCGATTACACCAACGAGGCCTCCATTAAtttatttacccaaaaatgTTCATACATGAAATTTCGAACTCCTACCATGTTGGTACAGCCTGTTCATGCTCATCACAAGCCAATTGGCTCGAGCATTGCAATCGTTAAACTCACCCCACAACTTGCTGAGTCAATTTATCATCGAACCTTTGCCAATTCAGAATTCTTCCCTAAAGATATAGACAATATTTTAAGTAACAAGCTCAATTTGGGCACATTCATGGCTCTCCCCAAGAATTCCTTCCTTAAGTGGGATCCAAAAACAGGTATTCTCCCACCAAGCTTCGCAATTCTAAGTGTGTGGAACACTAAGGAAGTGTTCAAGTTACAAGTGATGGGTGTGTCAAAGTTAACGTACTTGTGTTGCATGGGAACTAGGTTGGTGGATGCATGTATGCCATGGCTAAGGTTACCTTCATTTCCTGATGTTTTTAGACAATTTGGGGTTTACACTTTGTATGGTTTGCACATGGAAGGTCAAACAAAACGTACTGCTCGCAGTCTCATGAAGTCTCTATGTGCATTTGCACATAATTTGGCTAGAGATGAGGTTGGATGTGGGGCTGTGGTCGCAGAGGTGGGCCAGTGGGACCCGGTTAGGGAGGCCATCCCACATTGGAAGAGATTTTCATGGGCTGAGGATCTGTGGTGCATTAAGAAGCTAGCAGATTCTAGTGAAAAATGTGACACAGCTGATTGGATCAAATCCCAATCCTCTAATTCATCTGTTATTTTTGTTGATCCACGGGATTTTTGA